A window of the Dyadobacter pollutisoli genome harbors these coding sequences:
- a CDS encoding acetyltransferase, producing the protein MAKVIVFGVLDTAELAHYYLTHDSEHEVAAFTINRQYIEHDSFKGVPVVAFEDVETIFSPSEYSFFAPMTGRNMNRNREGIYNEAKAKGYQFISYISSRATIFDKSVIGENCFILEDNTIQPFTTVGNNVVMWSGNHIGHHGQIKDHVFFTSHVVLSGHCVVEPYSFFGVNSTIRDYTPIAQGTLVGMASAITRETEEWGIYIGNPAKKVPGKKSFEAY; encoded by the coding sequence ATGGCGAAGGTTATCGTTTTTGGAGTACTTGATACAGCAGAACTAGCACACTACTATCTAACTCATGACTCTGAGCATGAAGTTGCTGCTTTCACAATCAATCGCCAGTATATAGAGCACGATTCCTTTAAAGGAGTGCCTGTTGTAGCTTTTGAGGATGTGGAAACCATTTTCTCTCCCTCTGAGTATTCATTTTTCGCACCTATGACAGGACGGAACATGAACCGGAACCGAGAAGGCATCTACAACGAGGCCAAAGCGAAAGGCTATCAGTTCATTTCTTATATCAGTTCCAGGGCTACGATCTTCGATAAAAGTGTAATCGGTGAAAACTGCTTTATACTGGAAGATAATACCATTCAACCGTTTACTACGGTAGGGAACAACGTTGTCATGTGGAGCGGTAACCATATCGGCCATCATGGACAGATCAAAGACCACGTATTCTTCACCTCTCATGTGGTTCTTTCGGGTCATTGTGTAGTTGAACCATATTCATTTTTTGGGGTTAACAGTACGATCAGGGATTATACGCCTATCGCACAGGGGACTTTGGTGGGTATGGCCTCGGCGATCACCCGCGAAACGGAAGAGTGGGGCATTTACATTGGTAACCCGGCAAAAAAGGTTCCTGGCAAAAAGAGTTTTGAAGCCTACTGA
- a CDS encoding WbqC family protein has translation MTIAIMQPYIFPYIGYFQLINAVDKFVIYDDVNYINKGWINRNNILVSGQGHLFTIPLKDASQNKLINEVELSKNDPWQKKFLKTVQQSYQKAPYYQKVFVLIEEIVNLDVQTVYELTLNALTRTCAFMEINTEIVPSSSIYNNTNLKGQERILDICKQENASHYINPIGGMELYDKSKFEKEGIRLDFIKSVSSPYTQFKNAFVPWLSVIDVLMFNSPDDIRKQLEAYELI, from the coding sequence ATGACCATTGCAATCATGCAGCCCTATATTTTTCCTTATATAGGCTATTTCCAACTGATCAATGCGGTTGATAAGTTTGTCATTTACGATGATGTAAATTATATCAACAAGGGCTGGATCAACCGGAACAACATCCTGGTTTCAGGTCAGGGCCACCTTTTTACTATTCCTTTAAAAGATGCCAGCCAGAATAAGCTGATCAATGAAGTAGAGCTTTCCAAAAATGATCCGTGGCAGAAGAAGTTTCTAAAAACCGTTCAGCAGTCGTATCAGAAAGCCCCATATTATCAAAAGGTTTTTGTTCTGATTGAAGAAATTGTAAATTTAGATGTTCAAACCGTTTACGAACTTACATTGAACGCACTGACCAGAACTTGTGCGTTTATGGAAATTAACACGGAAATTGTCCCCTCTTCATCAATATACAATAATACTAACCTGAAAGGACAGGAGAGAATTCTGGATATCTGTAAACAGGAGAACGCCAGCCATTACATCAATCCGATTGGAGGAATGGAATTGTACGATAAGAGTAAATTTGAAAAAGAGGGAATAAGGCTCGACTTTATTAAAAGTGTTTCAAGCCCCTATACTCAATTTAAAAATGCTTTCGTACCTTGGCTGTCGGTTATAGATGTCCTGATGTTCAATAGTCCCGACGATATCAGGAAACAATTGGAAGCTTACGAACTAATTTAG
- a CDS encoding ABC transporter permease, whose protein sequence is MASQHTITIKAGGSEKDYWKDLWLHRQLLWILSKRDISVRYKQTLLGVAWSVLRPFMTMTVMVFVFSYVAKIDSDPGIPYPLMVLSGLTIWTFFSNTFQQISNSILLNSNLVSKVYFPRLLMPLSSIAVGFVDFLIALGIFIVLTPFFDYTISWQIIYIPFFVLLTFITSMGFGLVFAVLNVRFRDIGQLIPFLIQVGMYVLPVAYPSSLVKDTWFEKYYNLNPLVGIIGGFRWCLLGDKSYFNPQSLYSTVIISFSILVLSLIYFRRKENTFVDHI, encoded by the coding sequence ATGGCATCACAACACACAATTACGATAAAGGCGGGAGGATCCGAGAAGGATTATTGGAAAGATCTCTGGCTGCACAGACAATTGCTTTGGATATTATCCAAACGGGACATTTCAGTCCGCTACAAACAAACACTATTGGGTGTCGCTTGGAGCGTGCTAAGGCCGTTTATGACCATGACTGTGATGGTCTTTGTTTTCAGTTACGTAGCAAAAATCGATAGTGATCCCGGAATCCCCTACCCATTAATGGTATTAAGTGGGTTAACGATCTGGACATTCTTTTCTAACACATTTCAGCAGATCAGCAATAGTATACTGCTTAATTCGAATCTCGTGTCAAAAGTATATTTCCCAAGGTTACTTATGCCGCTCAGCTCTATTGCCGTTGGTTTTGTTGACTTTCTGATCGCGCTTGGCATATTCATCGTGCTTACCCCCTTCTTCGATTACACGATAAGCTGGCAGATTATATACATTCCTTTCTTTGTTTTACTTACATTTATTACATCAATGGGCTTTGGCCTCGTTTTTGCCGTTTTGAATGTTCGTTTTCGTGATATTGGTCAGTTGATTCCGTTTTTGATACAAGTAGGAATGTATGTCTTGCCGGTAGCTTATCCGAGTTCACTTGTAAAGGATACATGGTTTGAAAAATATTATAATTTGAATCCGCTCGTTGGCATCATCGGAGGATTTCGCTGGTGTTTGCTGGGAGATAAATCGTATTTTAATCCACAAAGTTTATACTCGACTGTGATTATTTCCTTTTCGATTCTCGTACTATCTTTAATCTATTTTCGAAGGAAAGAGAACACATTTGTGGATCACATCTGA
- a CDS encoding ABC transporter ATP-binding protein produces MPVIVAENISKKYIIDHQRKSGSTSLRDVVTETVDKVFSRKKAQDDFSDKEEFWALKDVNFSIDQGDRIGIVGHNGAGKSTLLKILSRITEPSTGQIKIEGRIASLLEVGTGFHPELTGRENIFLNGAILGMAKNEIRESFDAIVDFAGVEKFLDTPVKRYSSGMYVRLGFAIAAHLNPEILIVDEVLAVGDTEFQKKCLGKMRDVSESGRTLIFVSHNLTAIQALCNKSFYFEKGRLIDQGETTHIVTNYLSKVSHKSLEKHWDNIDNAPGNDQVRVKRFKLFPEYQDDLNHIDVRTPINFQFEFWNLVEGATLNLSMHLYTFTGECIFNVGTQAETFSKGLVSGTCEIPGHFLNDGSYVVSMMIVKDTSTVLYNMEEALVFDIEDYRENVTWYGKWPGYIRPQLNFSIRQTEHVVND; encoded by the coding sequence ATGCCTGTAATCGTAGCTGAAAACATCAGTAAAAAATATATCATTGACCACCAACGCAAAAGCGGGTCAACAAGCCTGCGCGATGTCGTTACGGAAACCGTAGACAAGGTATTTTCAAGAAAAAAAGCGCAGGATGACTTTTCGGACAAAGAGGAATTCTGGGCACTTAAAGACGTTAATTTCAGTATTGACCAGGGCGACCGCATTGGCATAGTCGGTCATAACGGTGCCGGAAAATCTACTTTGCTCAAAATTCTTAGCAGGATTACAGAGCCTAGTACTGGCCAGATCAAGATCGAAGGCCGCATTGCAAGCTTACTGGAAGTTGGGACTGGCTTCCATCCTGAACTTACAGGAAGAGAGAATATTTTTCTGAATGGCGCTATCCTGGGAATGGCCAAAAATGAAATCCGTGAATCTTTTGATGCAATTGTGGATTTTGCAGGTGTTGAAAAATTCCTGGATACTCCTGTTAAACGATATTCGTCGGGTATGTATGTGAGGTTGGGATTTGCGATTGCAGCCCACCTTAACCCGGAAATCCTGATTGTAGATGAAGTTCTGGCAGTAGGTGATACTGAGTTTCAAAAAAAATGTCTCGGCAAGATGCGCGATGTATCCGAAAGCGGCAGGACTTTGATTTTCGTAAGCCACAATCTTACCGCCATTCAGGCACTTTGCAATAAATCTTTCTATTTCGAAAAGGGCAGACTGATCGATCAGGGGGAAACGACGCATATCGTCACCAACTACCTGAGCAAAGTATCCCACAAATCCCTTGAAAAGCATTGGGACAATATCGACAATGCACCCGGTAATGATCAGGTGCGTGTAAAACGGTTCAAGCTTTTCCCGGAATACCAGGACGACCTGAACCACATTGACGTTCGTACTCCCATTAATTTCCAATTTGAATTCTGGAACCTTGTTGAAGGTGCAACCCTTAATTTAAGCATGCACTTATATACATTCACCGGTGAATGTATCTTCAATGTTGGAACACAGGCTGAAACGTTTTCAAAAGGTCTCGTAAGCGGAACCTGCGAAATACCCGGCCACTTCCTGAATGACGGATCTTATGTGGTTTCCATGATGATCGTCAAAGACACCAGCACGGTTCTTTACAATATGGAAGAAGCGCTGGTTTTTGATATCGAAGACTACCGTGAAAATGTTACCTGGTATGGCAAATGGCCCGGATATATTCGCCCTCAACTTAATTTTTCCATTCGCCAAACTGAACACGTAGTGAATGATTAA
- a CDS encoding DegT/DnrJ/EryC1/StrS family aminotransferase, which yields MINVTKTFLPDQEQYLQYVREIWERGYLTNNGPVLQQLEAQLKDYLKVDHLYFCGNGTIVLQIAIKALEITGEVITTPFSYVATSNAILWENCTPVFVDIDSETFNIDPTLIEASITPSTTAILATHVYGNPCDVEAIEVVAKKHNLKVIYDAAHAFGVTYKGRSLLSYGDLSTCSFHATKVFHTIEGGALISNHPELDKKLHLLRAFGHQGDEHYLYAGINGKNSEFHAAMGLAVLPHVRDIISARKEVFAAYDSLLNWDILYKPVINKEIEYNYAYYPVVFPSEQVMFKVMDALREQDIIPRRYFYPSLNTLSFMPRQIACPVSEDIAVRVLSLPLYVGLPYEDIARISSIINGHLSP from the coding sequence ATGATTAACGTCACTAAAACTTTTCTACCAGATCAGGAACAATATCTGCAGTACGTCCGGGAAATTTGGGAACGTGGATATCTTACCAATAACGGGCCGGTTTTACAGCAACTTGAAGCACAGCTTAAAGATTATCTGAAAGTCGATCACTTGTACTTTTGCGGCAATGGGACCATTGTGCTCCAAATCGCTATCAAAGCGCTGGAAATTACAGGAGAAGTAATCACCACGCCGTTTTCATACGTGGCAACATCCAATGCTATTCTATGGGAAAATTGCACGCCGGTCTTTGTTGATATTGATTCGGAGACTTTCAATATCGATCCCACGCTGATCGAAGCTTCCATTACTCCTTCCACTACGGCCATTTTGGCTACCCACGTTTACGGTAATCCTTGTGACGTGGAAGCGATTGAGGTTGTTGCAAAAAAACACAATTTAAAAGTCATTTACGACGCCGCTCACGCATTTGGCGTAACATATAAAGGCCGCTCTCTACTTTCTTATGGCGACCTGAGCACCTGTAGCTTTCATGCAACCAAGGTTTTTCACACCATTGAAGGAGGCGCATTGATTTCGAACCATCCTGAACTGGACAAGAAATTGCATTTATTGCGCGCATTTGGTCACCAGGGCGACGAGCATTATTTGTATGCAGGTATTAATGGAAAAAATTCGGAGTTTCACGCAGCGATGGGCCTCGCGGTACTGCCGCATGTTCGGGATATCATTAGTGCGCGTAAAGAAGTATTTGCTGCCTATGACAGCCTGTTGAACTGGGATATCCTTTACAAACCAGTCATCAACAAAGAAATTGAATATAACTACGCTTATTATCCGGTGGTGTTTCCATCAGAGCAAGTTATGTTTAAAGTTATGGATGCGTTACGGGAACAAGACATTATCCCGCGGCGGTACTTTTACCCTTCACTCAACACGCTTTCCTTCATGCCACGCCAAATTGCTTGTCCTGTTTCGGAAGATATCGCGGTAAGAGTGTTAAGTTTGCCATTATATGTTGGACTGCCCTATGAGGATATAGCCCGTATTTCCAGCATCATTAACGGTCACCTATCACCATAA
- a CDS encoding ArnT family glycosyltransferase → MVFLYWITFLLFLYGTSFVAKRIAQPSLTEWIITCFILFVGSIIPTGFVLSALDLTANVFAWIVGTYIALALHYIIWSFLVSNKPEYSIRSIIANRGSAFRLWFRELSPYLKTIFVFMFGTLAIIAVTNLILVLFTVPNEWDSMTGHLNRAIRYIQRGTMAHFGGTNWNMDTYPKSPTTIQIYSYLISGNIENAFKLLHHVSYYITLVAIFGIAQRIGRNLSASFFCALAYSMFLDFLMQAVTTETDIVLAAYLSCLMYFLFTYYSSRDYKYLYLAGITFGIAFGHKVTFALLLPSVFIIMIYTVFLAPDLKIFFNRFIRLAAAIFIAMLIYTFPTGYIKNIMVFGHPIGPPTALKHQSVERFGTLPNLFEQGSRNVMRYTYEFCNLDGIRNAQWGYDLNTFMRKPLVLLEDKLHMRLDEETYYTIVPFAFQRRFDNFNANPYWGIFGFALTLPLIFLVLIRVFRSRVHWFLALAFCLHFAAISYSAVYDPFKGRYFIETGLFGVLFLLLLFSNHRLSIIKPRRNIWKGYVMIVVGLACVSAIMSVFLNIRCLPFPAYGNESALTMDRIKFQTFARPDITKAYERYDSIVPANATVALATINDDFEYPLYGEKLTRKLISINPFEQGLKPIPKDADYLFYARSVINDTSRIKALPTDIRLGSDTTITGLAVKGQDYYLRKLK, encoded by the coding sequence ATGGTTTTTCTTTATTGGATAACCTTTTTGCTGTTTTTATACGGTACCAGTTTTGTTGCAAAAAGGATAGCACAACCTTCGCTTACAGAGTGGATCATTACCTGCTTCATTCTATTTGTTGGCAGCATCATTCCCACTGGCTTCGTCCTTTCTGCCCTGGATCTTACCGCGAATGTTTTTGCGTGGATCGTCGGTACCTATATTGCACTGGCGCTGCATTACATAATCTGGTCGTTTCTGGTAAGTAACAAACCGGAATACTCGATCAGAAGCATCATTGCCAATCGCGGATCAGCATTCCGGCTGTGGTTTAGAGAACTATCCCCCTATCTGAAAACGATTTTTGTGTTCATGTTTGGTACCCTCGCTATCATTGCGGTTACCAACCTGATTTTGGTCCTGTTTACTGTGCCCAATGAATGGGATAGCATGACCGGCCATTTAAACCGTGCCATTCGATATATCCAACGCGGCACAATGGCTCATTTCGGTGGAACGAACTGGAACATGGATACGTATCCAAAAAGCCCCACAACAATCCAGATATATTCCTATCTGATCAGCGGAAACATAGAGAATGCATTCAAACTTTTGCATCATGTTTCCTACTACATTACACTGGTCGCCATTTTTGGAATCGCTCAGAGAATAGGAAGAAATCTGTCCGCAAGCTTTTTCTGCGCACTTGCATACAGCATGTTCCTTGACTTTTTGATGCAGGCAGTAACAACCGAGACGGATATTGTACTGGCAGCATATCTAAGTTGTCTGATGTATTTTCTCTTCACCTATTACAGCAGCAGGGACTATAAATATCTTTATCTGGCTGGTATTACATTTGGAATTGCATTTGGGCACAAAGTGACATTCGCCCTGCTGCTTCCGTCTGTTTTTATAATCATGATTTACACGGTCTTCCTGGCACCCGATCTGAAAATATTTTTCAATCGGTTCATCAGATTAGCTGCGGCTATTTTCATCGCCATGCTGATCTACACTTTCCCGACCGGATACATTAAGAATATAATGGTTTTCGGGCACCCGATCGGTCCGCCAACCGCGTTAAAACACCAGTCCGTCGAGCGATTTGGGACTTTACCAAACCTTTTCGAGCAAGGCAGCCGGAATGTAATGCGGTATACCTACGAGTTTTGTAACCTCGACGGAATTCGGAATGCCCAATGGGGATACGATTTGAACACGTTCATGCGCAAACCATTGGTCCTGCTGGAAGACAAGCTGCATATGCGATTGGATGAGGAAACGTATTACACCATTGTCCCATTCGCGTTTCAGCGCCGTTTTGATAATTTCAATGCCAATCCATATTGGGGCATTTTTGGGTTTGCTCTCACACTTCCTCTCATTTTTCTGGTTCTAATACGTGTGTTCCGGTCACGGGTGCACTGGTTTTTGGCATTGGCATTTTGCCTTCATTTTGCAGCGATATCCTATTCAGCCGTTTATGATCCCTTTAAAGGCCGATATTTCATAGAGACCGGCCTGTTTGGCGTTCTATTCCTCTTATTGTTATTCTCAAATCATCGGCTGTCGATTATCAAGCCGAGGAGAAATATCTGGAAAGGTTATGTGATGATCGTTGTCGGTCTTGCATGCGTTTCAGCGATCATGTCTGTGTTTTTGAACATCAGATGTTTGCCTTTTCCTGCCTACGGTAATGAATCCGCATTGACAATGGACCGTATTAAATTTCAGACATTTGCACGACCGGACATCACGAAAGCATATGAACGTTACGATTCTATCGTACCCGCTAATGCCACAGTGGCACTTGCGACTATCAATGATGACTTCGAATATCCGTTGTATGGTGAAAAGCTTACCCGAAAACTGATCTCTATTAATCCTTTCGAACAAGGCTTGAAACCTATTCCCAAGGACGCCGACTATCTGTTTTATGCAAGAAGCGTCATCAATGACACCAGCAGGATCAAGGCATTGCCAACAGATATCCGCCTGGGCTCAGACACTACTATCACAGGATTAGCTGTAAAAGGACAGGACTATTACCTGAGAAAACTTAAATAG
- a CDS encoding glycosyltransferase family 4 protein: MEQKKILFVSHDANRAGSQLLLLQLLRLLKDRGVPMHLLLCSGGELEQEFEEVISITRLYQIDKVAPTPFTGKLLKKVNLYKLYEERSVQRVNERIAAELELQNIGLVFINSIANSGVYHDFLTFLHHLPLVLFVHELGMSVKIYTHEKHLNFLLKKTDHLIAVSHAVANYYVKKYNFPEKHVSTFTLIDHDHIDQKLKSIQHDLLEKTYRIPEDAIVVGGCGNAEWRKGNDIFNWIAKRVIHKTTPLPVYFVWIGAGPQHEIFELIESDIRLMGLSDRIILVPPTANALDYINRFDILLLSSREDPYPLVVMEAALQEIPVVCFEDAGGAPELIESDAGFVVPYMDISAASEAIIQLVLDPSMRDAMGQNGRKKVLERHNTDKSVARIEAIIQKYLPLQVSEQQNQ; this comes from the coding sequence ATGGAGCAGAAGAAAATACTATTTGTAAGTCACGATGCAAACAGGGCTGGGAGTCAGCTACTGTTGTTGCAGCTGCTTCGGTTGTTGAAAGACCGGGGCGTGCCGATGCATCTGTTACTTTGCAGTGGTGGAGAACTGGAACAGGAATTTGAGGAAGTAATCAGCATCACACGTCTATATCAGATCGATAAGGTCGCTCCCACCCCATTCACCGGAAAGCTGCTTAAAAAGGTCAATCTTTATAAATTATACGAAGAAAGATCTGTTCAGCGGGTCAATGAAAGAATTGCGGCTGAACTCGAACTTCAAAATATTGGATTGGTATTCATCAATTCCATTGCCAATTCAGGCGTTTACCACGACTTTCTCACATTTCTGCACCATTTGCCACTGGTATTATTTGTGCATGAACTGGGTATGTCGGTGAAGATCTATACGCACGAAAAACATCTGAACTTTCTATTAAAGAAAACAGATCACCTTATTGCGGTTTCTCACGCGGTAGCCAACTATTACGTCAAGAAATATAATTTCCCCGAAAAACACGTCAGTACTTTTACGTTGATCGACCATGATCACATTGATCAAAAATTAAAATCGATCCAGCATGACCTGCTCGAAAAAACATACAGGATCCCCGAGGATGCGATTGTAGTAGGAGGTTGCGGAAATGCGGAATGGCGTAAAGGAAATGACATTTTCAACTGGATCGCCAAGCGGGTAATTCATAAAACCACGCCGCTGCCCGTTTACTTTGTATGGATCGGTGCAGGTCCCCAGCATGAGATATTCGAACTCATTGAGAGCGATATCAGGTTGATGGGGCTAAGCGACCGGATTATATTGGTACCACCTACTGCTAACGCGCTGGACTACATTAACCGCTTCGACATTCTATTGCTTAGCTCACGCGAAGACCCTTATCCATTGGTAGTAATGGAAGCTGCTTTACAAGAGATTCCGGTGGTGTGTTTTGAAGATGCAGGCGGCGCTCCCGAACTGATCGAATCTGACGCAGGCTTTGTGGTTCCTTATATGGACATATCCGCGGCTTCGGAAGCCATCATTCAATTGGTACTGGATCCTTCCATGAGAGATGCAATGGGTCAGAATGGCCGTAAGAAGGTATTGGAAAGGCACAATACGGACAAAAGCGTGGCGAGGATCGAAGCCATCATTCAAAAGTATTTACCTTTACAGGTTTCGGAACAGCAAAATCAATGA
- a CDS encoding DUF5672 family protein has product MKELVTVVIPILNPQINPTEEMMLHHCLETLHKYPLIFIAGEGADLSIVREHNENIDVIYFPNKYFQSRNDFAGLLLMEDFYDRFNWCDFLLVHELNSWVIKDELYYWCKQGYDYLKSGPVYDSVTKSKDGVISRTLGLNDEEKRLFGSGYDDNGLYLCRIERMTKTLKAKNKEAYAYRHDDKLPNADSVFWDIEANRFWPYLRKPTIPVRNYFAQNAANLNKNKTLPFAITGISRANIQTLPYFKALPEAD; this is encoded by the coding sequence ATGAAAGAGCTGGTAACTGTTGTCATTCCGATATTGAATCCGCAGATTAATCCTACGGAGGAAATGATGTTGCACCATTGCCTGGAAACACTGCATAAATATCCATTGATTTTCATCGCAGGCGAAGGTGCAGATCTTTCTATTGTCAGGGAGCATAATGAGAATATTGACGTCATTTATTTTCCAAACAAATATTTTCAATCGAGAAACGACTTCGCCGGCCTGCTGCTGATGGAGGATTTTTATGACCGGTTCAACTGGTGTGATTTCCTGCTCGTGCATGAACTCAACAGCTGGGTAATCAAAGACGAGCTGTATTATTGGTGCAAGCAGGGTTATGATTATTTAAAGTCGGGACCGGTATATGATTCAGTCACGAAGAGCAAGGACGGCGTTATTTCGCGAACTTTGGGCCTGAATGATGAGGAAAAACGATTATTCGGAAGTGGTTATGACGACAATGGCCTTTACCTTTGTCGGATTGAACGCATGACAAAAACGCTGAAAGCAAAGAATAAGGAGGCATATGCGTATCGTCATGATGACAAATTACCGAATGCCGATTCCGTATTCTGGGATATTGAAGCCAATCGTTTCTGGCCTTATTTGCGAAAACCGACTATACCAGTAAGAAATTATTTTGCTCAAAATGCAGCAAACCTCAACAAAAACAAAACATTACCATTTGCAATAACAGGCATATCGCGGGCGAACATTCAAACTTTGCCCTATTTCAAAGCACTGCCGGAAGCAGATTAA
- a CDS encoding glycosyltransferase family 2 protein, whose amino-acid sequence MHFLEQSTQDLRNFISGLKTNTHQGGASKYPKLTVITPSYNQAAYLERTILSVLNQNYPNLEYIIVDGGSTDESVEVIKKYEKYLSWWVSEKDRGQVHAINKALERATGDYITFQNSDDVYFPGTFSRFGEAALKYQSDILYGDLYMITTDDEVTEILKTTSYSFTCQILEGMQIHNQSLFFKRSLIRQYGTFDESYRFAFDYEFITRYTSHATTSIRKIDGLGGALRVHADAKSSTIASVGKEEHSKIQKLYISTNSSSALNKMRYLWCRIRKISYFVLRLDIKYISFRLSR is encoded by the coding sequence ATGCATTTCCTTGAACAAAGCACGCAGGACCTGCGGAATTTTATATCAGGCTTAAAAACCAACACACACCAGGGCGGGGCTTCAAAATATCCGAAGCTGACGGTTATCACACCTTCATACAACCAGGCGGCCTATCTTGAACGCACTATACTCAGCGTTTTAAATCAAAATTACCCCAACCTGGAATACATTATTGTCGACGGTGGTTCCACTGACGAAAGTGTTGAGGTGATCAAAAAATATGAAAAGTACCTTTCCTGGTGGGTTTCCGAGAAGGACCGCGGCCAGGTTCATGCCATCAATAAGGCGCTTGAACGCGCAACCGGGGACTACATTACCTTCCAAAATTCAGACGATGTATATTTTCCGGGCACTTTCAGTCGTTTTGGAGAGGCAGCTTTAAAATACCAGTCTGACATCCTATACGGTGATCTGTACATGATCACGACCGACGATGAGGTGACGGAGATTTTGAAAACGACGTCATACAGTTTTACCTGCCAGATTTTGGAAGGTATGCAAATTCATAATCAGTCCTTGTTTTTCAAACGATCGCTGATCCGGCAATACGGAACATTTGACGAAAGCTACCGGTTTGCATTCGATTATGAGTTTATAACCAGGTACACTTCTCATGCAACTACCTCGATACGCAAAATCGACGGACTGGGTGGAGCGTTGCGGGTTCATGCTGACGCTAAGTCGTCAACCATTGCATCGGTGGGAAAAGAGGAACATTCGAAAATACAAAAATTGTACATTTCAACGAACAGTTCCTCTGCTCTCAACAAAATGAGGTATCTTTGGTGCCGGATTCGCAAAATATCTTACTTCGTCCTGCGATTGGATATAAAATACATTAGTTTCAGATTATCCAGATGA
- a CDS encoding glycosyl transferase, translating into MTIAFTICSINYLAQARTLGDSLKSTNPDVLFFIGLVDALNGVEFEDSYAPKYPMIEIDKIDIRDFQEMCDRYNITELNTAVKPFYFTYFFKHYPEAKNVIYFDPDIIVFQPLTELKHSLSNHSAVLTPHINTPIEDQLTPNELHHLNTGVYNLGFVAFSRSEENTQFISWWEEKLRYECLIDLCNGLFVDQNWMNFLPVFVPNTHLERNPGYNAAYWNLHERAFKQEDDTFYVNGTDPLIFFHYSGYDPAKPEILSKYQDRFELGKRKDLTALFDLYRNNLINNGNAYYRKFPCAYIKPTPVRRYQRVRKFLKMPVNYVIGQLETI; encoded by the coding sequence ATGACCATTGCCTTTACTATTTGCTCCATCAATTACTTAGCGCAGGCCAGGACACTGGGAGATTCACTCAAATCCACCAACCCGGATGTACTTTTTTTTATAGGCCTGGTTGATGCACTGAATGGTGTGGAGTTTGAAGATTCGTACGCGCCAAAATACCCGATGATCGAAATCGATAAAATTGACATCCGGGATTTTCAGGAAATGTGCGACCGGTATAATATTACGGAGCTGAACACAGCTGTCAAGCCATTTTATTTCACCTACTTTTTCAAACATTACCCGGAAGCAAAAAATGTAATCTATTTTGATCCGGATATCATTGTTTTTCAGCCATTAACCGAATTAAAACATTCACTGTCCAACCATAGTGCAGTTCTGACACCCCATATCAACACACCGATTGAGGATCAGCTGACCCCAAACGAACTGCATCACTTAAATACCGGCGTTTACAATCTTGGTTTTGTAGCTTTTAGTCGTAGTGAAGAAAATACCCAGTTTATCAGCTGGTGGGAGGAAAAATTGAGATACGAATGCCTGATTGATCTTTGCAACGGTCTTTTCGTAGATCAAAACTGGATGAATTTTTTACCGGTTTTTGTTCCGAACACCCATTTGGAAAGGAACCCGGGATACAATGCTGCCTACTGGAATTTACACGAACGTGCCTTCAAACAAGAGGACGACACCTTTTATGTAAATGGTACCGATCCGTTGATTTTCTTCCATTATAGTGGCTACGATCCTGCAAAACCTGAAATACTGTCCAAATACCAGGACCGGTTTGAGCTCGGAAAACGGAAAGACCTCACTGCATTGTTTGATCTTTACCGAAACAATCTTATAAACAATGGTAATGCATATTACCGAAAATTTCCCTGCGCTTACATCAAACCTACCCCCGTACGTCGTTATCAGCGGGTAAGAAAGTTTTTAAAAATGCCAGTCAATTACGTGATTGGTCAGCTTGAAACGATCTGA